A single genomic interval of Syntrophales bacterium harbors:
- a CDS encoding nucleotidyl transferase AbiEii/AbiGii toxin family protein: MESMNEHELFEIGVLQWLKNRRFLAPLVFGGGTMLRLCHELPRYSVDLDFWFYRNMDYPLYFDNLTKSLQKDYILTDAAEKRFTLVLEIQREAGRQRLKIEIRKEIALPQSTEEKIAFSTAGSVQVLLRGFTLQQMAQNKINAFLDRGEIRDVFDLEFIMRRGVNPELEPNTIRGLQSRLQSLKKHDFDVKLGSLLMPELRNYYRVQGFSYLKGKLG, translated from the coding sequence ATGGAAAGCATGAATGAGCATGAGCTATTTGAGATCGGCGTGTTGCAGTGGCTTAAAAACCGCCGGTTTCTGGCCCCGCTTGTCTTCGGTGGCGGAACCATGCTTCGGTTGTGCCATGAACTTCCCCGTTATTCGGTTGATCTTGATTTCTGGTTTTACAGAAATATGGATTATCCACTGTATTTCGACAACCTGACCAAGTCGTTGCAGAAAGATTACATTCTTACGGATGCGGCTGAGAAACGTTTTACGCTTGTCTTGGAAATCCAGCGGGAGGCGGGCCGGCAGCGGCTCAAGATCGAAATACGCAAAGAGATTGCGCTTCCGCAAAGCACAGAAGAAAAAATCGCTTTTTCTACCGCGGGCAGCGTCCAGGTGCTCCTCCGCGGTTTTACGTTGCAGCAGATGGCCCAAAACAAGATAAACGCATTTCTTGATCGTGGAGAAATCCGCGATGTCTTCGACCTTGAATTTATCATGCGCAGGGGCGTCAATCCCGAGCTTGAACCGAATACAATCAGGGGGCTGCAAAGCCGTCTGCAAAGCCTCAAGAAACATGATTTTGATGTTAAACTGGGCAGTCTGCTAATGCCGGAGTTGAGAAATTACTACCGTGTTCAAGGGTTTTCCTATTTAAAAGGGAAGTTGGGGTAA
- a CDS encoding S8 family serine peptidase, producing SPGVWVPAVSITKADGEALLAMLSTGTGVQRVTLINKPSTNPYGYNSGTSMAAPHVAGLAGLIYGQCPSAGYADVRASIINNVDKIPALADKIASGGRINAFAALTGMFPSGDLSGNCMIDLADAIIALRLMASMDTHLVCPLSAPSCRLDVNNDAITGPEEVIYILQKISGIR from the coding sequence TTCGCCCGGCGTCTGGGTACCGGCGGTTTCGATCACAAAAGCCGACGGCGAGGCGCTGCTGGCTATGCTCAGCACGGGCACGGGGGTTCAGAGGGTCACACTTATCAATAAACCATCAACTAATCCATACGGCTATAACAGCGGCACCTCTATGGCAGCGCCGCATGTCGCCGGGCTCGCCGGGCTGATCTACGGCCAGTGCCCTTCTGCCGGCTACGCGGACGTCCGGGCTTCAATCATCAACAACGTTGACAAGATACCGGCCCTGGCCGATAAAATTGCCTCCGGCGGCCGGATCAACGCCTTCGCCGCCCTGACAGGCATGTTCCCGTCGGGCGACCTGTCCGGCAACTGCATGATCGATTTGGCAGACGCGATCATCGCCCTGCGGCTTATGGCCAGCATGGATACTCACCTGGTCTGCCCCCTATCCGCCCCAAGCTGCCGCCTCGACGTAAACAACGACGCGATAACAGGCCCCGAAGAGGTTATCTACATCCTCCAAAAAATCTCCGGCATCAGATAA